TCCTTCCATATCTTTTGGTTTCTGCATTTTATGCAGGACTTGTATTTGCAGAAAAGAATTTAAGTATAGCAGCTGTAATAATGATAGTTACCCTCATAATTTTATATGTATCGGGAGCTAAAATAACCCATGTACTTGGTGTAGTTGGACTTGTAGTTCTTGGAGGAATAGCAGGTATAATATTTGAACCTTATAGAATGGCTAGATTTACAAGTTTTCTAAATCCTTGGTCTGATCCTAAAGGAAAGGGATATCAATTGATCCAATCTCTTTTAGCAATGGGATCAGGAGGAATATGGGGAATGGGACTTGGTAGGTCAAGGCAAAAATGTTATTACATACCAGAACCTCACAATGATTTTATATTTTCTATTATAGGAGAAGAATTAGGGCTTATAGGATGTACTGTAATTGTTATATTATTTATAGTTTTTGTGTGGAGAGGAATTGTTATTGCTATAAGGGCGAGGGATACTTATGGAACAATTTTAGCAACGGGAATAACTTCAGTTATTGCAGTTCAGGCAATAATAAATATTGCAGTTGTAACTGGTGCTATGCCTGTAACAGGAGTACCATTACCTTTTATAAGTTATGGAGGTTCGGCTCTCACAATCAATATGATAGCAGTTGGAATACTTTTGAATATATCAAGGCAAACAGAAAGTGGTTAACAATAGCATTACAAATTTTTTTGTAATGCTATTGTGGACTTTTAAGAAGAATTTAGAAAGATGATTACTTAATAAAAAAATAATGCGAAGCAAAGCTTCACAAGTTAAGAATTAATAATGAAAAATTAATAGTGAAGGATGATTTTTAGCTATCGCAAAAAATCTTTAAATTTATATAACTCATCAATGTTTCGCTTTAGCGAAATGAGTGATGAAAAGCTTAATCAAAGATTTTTTGTAGTGTAACGGAAAAAAATCCACATTAACTATTAATTCTTCATTCTTAACTATTAATTAAAACTATTGCTTCGCAATATTTTTAAACTGCGAAAGTTGAGTATATAAATATTTAATATAAATTTAAGAGTTATTTTAATGAAATTACTGTTATTAAGTGTTAATATATATGTATCTTATGTTATGTTATTTTATATTATAAGTGAGAGGATACAAAATGAGTCATATTATTACGAAAACAGATAATGAATTGATTTTGAAAAGACGGAAAAAAGTAAAATTAAAACGAGTTCTTATGCTTATGGTATTTTTAATAGCATTATTTTTTACACTCTGCTTAAAATTGCCGTATTTTAATATAAAGTATATTAAAGTGTATGGAAATAAAAGTATTTCAAGTAATAGCATTATTGAGGATTCAAAAGTATATGGCGGAAATAATATCTTTTATATTAATCTAAAAGATGCATCAGAAAATATATTAAAGAATCCATATATAGAAGATGTTGATATAGGCAGAAAGCTTCCTGGGACTATTAATATTAATGTAAAGGAAAGAGAGGCAACCTTTTATATAGAAAGCAGCAAAAAATATTTCATTATAGATAAAAATGGAGTTTTACTCCAAAGGAGAGACAACATAAGTAATATGAAGTTAGTTAAGTTAAATGGAATTGATTGTAGTAAAGTTAAACTGGGAGAATGTATTTTAAATAAAGATGATAATAAAATTAAGGCTGTAATTACCCTAGGAAGTATAATTCAAAATAATAAGTTACCTTTTGAAATTACTTATATGGATGTAAGCAATTCTGTGGACATTAAAGTTTACTTTAAAGATATGTGTGTGGAACTGGGACAAGGAGATAATTTAGGTAAAAAGGTAAATAGGGCTTTAAATATAATATTAAATGAAAAATTGGGTAACGCTAGGGGATACATAGATGTAAGATTTGGTGGAAATCCTGTATTTCACATTGAAAATTAGGAGGATAAAATAAAATGCGTAAATTTGCTTCACAAATTAGTGTTGCTTTGGTGTGCTGTATACTTGGATTCATGCTTACCTACCAATTTAGAGTACTTATGAAACAGGATAATACATTAAATTTAAATAATCAAAATAGCTCTGATGTTACTGTGGAAATAGAGCAGTATAAAAAGGAAAAAGCTGCACTAGAAACGAAGGTAAATGATCTTCAAAATAAAGTAAAGGGCTATGAAGATGCTGCAGCAGGCAAGAGTGATTCTACAAAAAAACTTCTGGATGAATTAGAAAGTTCTAGAATACTTATAGGAGAGGTAGATGTAAAGGGACAAGGTGTCGTTATATATCTTAATCCTAACAGTAATCTATTTGGAAATAGTGTTAACAATCACATAACCGATAAAGATTTAGTTTATATCGTAAATGAGTTGAGATTTGCAGGTGCTGAAGCTATATCTATAAATGATATAAGGATTGTTTCAAGAACGGGTATAAGGACAGCAGGAAATTATATACTTATAAATGATGAAAAAATATCACCATCAAAAAGAATAGTTATACAAGCTATAGGAGATAAAAGTTTGTTATATAGTGCTATGAGTTTTCCAGAAGTATTTTCAGATTTAAAAACGATATGTGATGTTAAGTTTGAAAAATCTGATAGTATAACTATAAAGAAATATAACAAACCATATAAATTTGAGTATGCAGAGCCTATGAAATAATGAATTAGAGGTGATAAAAAATGATAGGATTTGTTGGACTTATATTGGGAATAATTATAGGTGTAGTTTGGAATGTAAATATTCCAGATAAATTTTCACCTTATATGTCTGTGGCTATCTTAGCTTGTCTTGACTCGGTATTTGGGGCTATAAGAGCTAATTTGTCTAAAAATTTTAAAACAGATATTTTTATATCCGGATTTTTTGGAAATGCAGTACTTGCTGCAGCATTTGCTTATTTAGGGGATAAGCTTGGAGTACCTATATATTTGGCAGTGGTTATAGTTTTTGGAGGAAGAATATTTAATAATTTTGCAATAATAAGAAGAGAATTGATTGAAAAAGCTAAATCACATCAATGAGGTGAAATAAATGAAGAGTAGTGAAGCTAATACTTTTGTTTTTATAGCTTCTATAATAATAGGTATATTAATATCCACTAATATAAGTTTTACAAAAGGTAAGACTAATAAAAGAGTGTTTTTAAATGCAAAACAGTATCAAGATGCATATAATTATAAAAATCAGCTTCACAGTGAGATATCAGGATTATTAAAACAATATAATAATACCTATAACAAGCTAAAGAAATATAGAAGCAGTGAGAAGAATGAGACTCAAGTTGTAGCTGGAATAAATCAGGAATTAAATCAAAACAATATGATACTTGGAAAAGTAGCTGCAAAAGGTCAGGGAATAAATATATATTTAAATGATGCACCTATGAGTGATGGACTTGATAGCTTTCAGTATCAGATGAAAATTGTACATAATACAGACATTATACAGGTTATTAATGATTTGAAAAATGCAGGATCTGAGGCAATTTCTATAAATGGTCACAGAATAGTAGGAGTTTCCGAAATTTATTGCAGCGGTCCATTTTTAAGAGTAAATGGAGTAAAAATAGCTTCTCCTTTTTTAATTAATGCTATAGGAAATAAGGAAGTACTCTATACTTACATGATGTCAAATGAAAACTACTTAAAAATAATGATAACTAGAAAGATTGTGGTAGAGGTACAAAAATCAGATAATATAAAAATACCTGCCTATAAGGGAGAGTATAGAACAGAATTTATGAAAGAGATGCAGTAGATTATTTTATAAATTTGTTGAAAATGATTAAAAAAATAATTAATTTTTGCAGGAATTTTGATGTCTATGAAGAATACTATTAATTGTATATGTTTGTGCTTAAACAATAAAGGAGACGGTAGTATTGTCAATTGAACAAAACTTGAGTAGGATAGAAGAAGAGTTAAAGGATAAAAATGTAACCTTAGTGGCAGTTTCAAAAACTAAACCTATTGAAGATATACAAAAAGCTTATGATGCAGGTATTAGAGATTTTGGAGAAAACAAAGTACAGGAGCTCACAAGTAAAATGCCAAACCTTCCACAGGATATAAGGTGGCATTTAATAGGTCATCTTCAAAGAAACAAGGTAAAATATATAGTTGGTAAGGTTTATCTTATCCATTCTTTGGACAGTATAAGACTTCTTAATGAATTAGAAAAACATTATAAAGATCAAAAGCTAATTGCAAATACACTGATACAAATAAATATAGGGTTGGAAGAAAGTAAGACAGGTTTACCTCTAGAGGAATTGGAAGATTTAATAAATGCCTGTGAGAATTGCACCAATGTAAAAGTAAAAGGTCTTATGGCTGTAATTCCTAAAGGGGATGAAGAAATTTGTAAAAAATATTTTCGAAAGCTAAAAAATATTTTTGATGGCTTGAAGAAAAGAGAGTTTAATAATATAAGTATGAATATACTATCTATGGGAATGACTCATGATTATAAAATAGCAATTAAAGAAGGAGCAACACTGGTGAGAATTGGCGAAGGTATATTTGGAAAGAGAAATTACAATAATAAATAGGAGGTATTTTTTATGGCAGGTAAAATGATAAACAAAATGATGGGATTTTTAGGATTAGAAGATGACTTGGAGGAAGATATAGAGGAAGAAGAAACAAAGAGAGGAGAAAATGAAAAAATCGTAAATGATTTTACAGAGGTAGATCCTATTGTAAATAATAAAAGACAAAATAAAGTTGTAAGCATACATACTACAATAGCAGCTAAGGTAAGGATAGTTAAGCCAACTACTTATGAGGAAGCAGCTGATATATGTGATGAACTTAAAAATAGAAAAATAATAGTTATAAATACTACAGGACTTGAAATTAGAATAGCTCAAAGGTTACTTGATTTTATGGGCGGTGCAAGTTATGCATTAGGAGGAAATTTGGAAGAAATAGAAAAAGGAATATACATACTTTCACCATCTAGTGTAGAAGTAAACAGCGATTTGAAAAATGAATTATCTGGAAAAGGAATATTTGGATGGAAGTAAATATATTTACTGATAAATAATTGGAGGCAAAAATGATAAGTAGTACTTTAGCTGTTGCAATATCATTACTGTTTAGATTTCTTGAAGGTGCTATAATATTGGATGTAATTCTATCTTGGGTTATGCAGGGGAGAAGTAATGCATTTGTGGATTTTTTACACATATTTACGGAACCCCTTATGATACCTGGAAGAAAAATCCAGGAAAAACTTATGCCAGGGTTAATGATAGATTTTTCACCTATAGTGGCCTTTTTTATAATAGATATATTAAGAGGAATTGTATTTTCGATACTCTAGCATATGAAATAATGTATAGCAAATTAAGGGATAATTATGGATAAAAAAAGTTTTATAAAGAGATTTCATTTTTGCGATGGAAGTGAAATCTTACCTATATATGATAAAATAAATTTAGCAAAAAAAATTAATAATACAGTATATACCTCAACATTTTATACTCCTAATGTATGGAATACTTTAGAAAACCTAAAGGAGGAAATTGGCTTAAATATATGCAGTTGTGGCATATTTGAAGATGCAGAAAGAAAACTCATAGCATTTTCAAAGTTTGATATAAGGAATTATCCAATAAAATTAATGGAAATAAAATGCACGTCTAAATTTGTTAAGTTAGAACACAAAGATTATCTAGGCGCTCTTATGGCTCTTGGACTTAAAAGAGAGAAATTTGGAGATTTAATACTAAAGGAAGATAATCAGTGCTATTTAGCTGTTTGTGAAGATATAAGTGATTACATAGAGATGAATTTAAATAGCGTAGGAAAGAGCAGCTGCAAAATAAATGTTTTAGATATTAGTTCTGCGGAAATTCCCCTATATAATTTTAAAACTTCTGTTTTAAATGTTTCTTCCTTGAGGATTGATTGTTTAGTTAGTTCTCTATGCAATATGTCAAGAAATAAATCTCAAGAAATGATAAAAAGAGGTAAAGTTCTCTTGAATTATTTACCAGAAACAAGAAAAGATAAATCTATAGAAGATAATTGTATAATAACTGTAAGAGGCTGTGGAAAGTTTAAAATTGTGGGGGAAACGGGTTGGACGGGAAGCGGTCGATGCAAACTTCTTATAAAAAAATTTAGTTAATTTGTGAGGTGCTCGTGATGTTTATTACTGCTGCAGAGATAACAAATAAGGAATTTAAAAAGGGACTTAGAGGTTATAATATAGATGAAGTAGACGAATTTTTAGACAAAATAGCAGAAGATTATGAGTCTATATATAAGGAAAATTCTCTTTTAAAGGAAAAAATGCAGTCTTTGGATGAGAAGATAAGTCATTACACTAAAATGGAAAATACTATAAAAGATACACTTTTATTAGCTCAAAATGCTTCTGAACAGGCTAAAGAAAATGCTAAAAAGGAAAGTGAATTTGTAGTAAAAAATGCAAATGATGCTGCACAAAAGATAATAGATAAAGCCCATGGAGATGTAATTCAAATTACAGATGAGTTTGAAAATGTAAAACAGGAGTTTTCTAAGTTTAGAACTAAGTTTAGAAATTTTATGAAAACTCAAATGGAAATGTTTGATGATATGGAAAAAGACTTTGTAAAGAATTATAACATCGGGTATGAATCAAATGAAAATGAAGTGGAAGATACTATTGTTAAGGAAAAGGAAATAGAAATAGTAGAGCCCAAAAAAAAAGATGTTTCTGTAGTTGAAAACAGTAACAAAGAATTTGATGAAGATGATAAAGAGGACTCAAATCATATGGAAAAGGAAATTTTTCAAGATAAAGATGAACTGGAAGAAATTAAAAATTTTTTTATTAAAGGATAGAAAAAGCCACTCTAAAAGTAGAGTGGCTTTTTAGCAGGCGCTCTGAACAAAGCATATTTGACAATCAATGTTGATTTAATATATGCTATTAATTATAGAAATAAAAATGAGGAGGACATTCAAATATGGTTATTGGAATTATAGGAGCTATGGATGAAGAGGTAGAAATACTTTTATCTGAATTAGAACTGGAGAAAGTTGAAGAAAAAGCTAATATGAAATTTAATTTAGGAAAACTTTATAATAAAGATATAGTGGTAGTAAGAAGTGGCATAGGTAAGGTAAATGCGGCAGTATGTGCCCAGATACTTGTAGATGATTTTAATGCAGATTACATAATAAATGTAGGTATTGCAGGTGGTGCAGGAGAAAATGTATATCCAGGAGATATAGTAATAGCAGACAATTTGGTACAGCATGATATGGATACATCTGCTTTTGGAGACAAAGTAGGACAGATACCTAGATTGGATACATATGATTTTAAATGCAATAGAAGACTTGTAGAAAAAGCTAAGGATGCATGTAATAAATTAGGAAATATAAATAGTTTTGTAGGAAGAATAGTTACAGGAGATCAATTTATTTCAAGTACAGAAAAGGTTAGAGATTTGAATAAGGAGTTTGGAGCGCTGGCTTGTGAAATGGAAGGTGGAAGTATTGCACAGGTAGCTTATTTGAACAATGTACCTTTTGTAATAATAAGATCTATATCAGATAACGCAAACAATGGTGCTAGTATGGACTATAAAAAATTTGCACCTATTGCCATAAAAAATTCTACACAAATAATTAAAAGTATGATTATGAGCTTGTAATTTTTACATATTGCGTTTTGGGAGGAAAATAGTGGAAATTTTTATAATATTACTTGGAATTTTAATAGATAGGGTTACTAAAATATGGGCCATTGAAGTTTTATCTAAAGTCTCTCAGGTAATAGTAATAAAAGATTTGTTTTCATTAATGTATTTGCAAAATAAGGGAGCTGCTTTTGGAATTTTGCAGGGTAAGCTTTATTTTTTAACTATAATTACAATAATTGTAGTTGGAGGAATGATAGTTTATATTATAAAATATAAACCTAATTCAAAGTTTATAAGAATAAGTTTTTCACTTATAATAAGTGGAGCTTTGGGAAATTTGATGGATAGAATAGTGTATAAATATGTAGTTGACTTTATTTCTGTCCATTATAAAGATATTTATTATTTCCCTGTATTCAATATAGCAGATGTGATGGTGGTAGTAGGAACTGCACTTTTGGCATTCTATTTATTAAAGGAAGAAAAGTATGGAAAGTAAAAAGTTTTTGGTTTGTAGTGAAGAAGAAAATATGAGACTTGATGTATTTTTGTCTAAATGTTTCCAGGATAAATCAAGATCATATATTCAAAATGTAATAGAGGATAAGTTGGTAGAAGTAAATGGAAAAGCAAAAAAGTCCAATTATAAGATTAAGTCAGGGGATAATATAGAAATTACTATACCTGACCCTGTGAATTTAAATATACAGTCAGAAGATATACCACTTGATATACTATATGAAGATAAGGATGTTATTGTAGTAAATAAGCCTCAAGGGATGATAGTACATCCTGCACCAGGAGTATATGAAGGTACTTTAGTAAATGCTCTTTTAAATCATTGTCATGATTTATCTGGTATAAATGGAGTGACAAGACCGGGTATAGTACATAGAATAGACAAAGACACTTCAGGAATACTTGTAGTAGCTAAAAATGATAATTCTCATAATAAATTAGCGAAACAGCTTAAGGATCATTCTATGACTAGAGAATACATAGCTTTAGTAGAGGGAGTCGTAAAGCTAGATGAGGGCACTGTAGATGAGCCTATTGCAAGACATCCTAAAGATAAAATAAAGATGGCAGTTTGTGTGAATGGAAAAAGGGCCATTACCCATTATAAGGTTATTAAAAGATTTAAAAATAATACTTTAATAAAATGTATACTTGAAACAGGAAGAACACATCAGATAAGAGTACATATGGCATATATAGGGCATCCTCTTGTAGGAGATCCGGTATATGGCTATAAAAAGCAGAGGTTTAAATTAAATGGTCAGCTACTCCATGCTAAAAAGCTTGGGTTTGTTCATCCAGCTACAGACAAGTACATAGAATTTGAAACAGAAATACCAGATTATTTTAAAAAAGTGATAAAAGTTTTAGATAATATGAATTAAAAAAGCAGTCTATATAATTTTAGACTGCTTTTTAGAGCAATTTCTAAACAGCTTCTTTATTGGATTTTTCAGAAGCACTTTCTTCTGGTAATATTAAATTAAGTATTATTCCAATAATGGTTGCAAGAGCTACACCGGATATTTGAACTGGTGATCCACCTACAGTAAAGTTTATGGAAGCACCGCCAATTCCTATTACTATTATGACAGATGACAATATTAAGTTCCTATTTTTACTAAAATCTATTTTATCTTCTACAAATATTCTAAAACCCGAAGAAGCTATTATTCCAAATAACACTATGCTTACACCACCTATTACAGGCATAGGCATATTTTCAATTACAGCAGCTATAGGACCTATAAATGAAAGCAGTATAGCTATTACTCCAGCGCCGCCTATAACCCATACACTGTAAACTTTGGTTATAGCCATAACTCCTATATTTTCTCCATAAGTTGTAGTTGGAGGTCCACCTGCAAAACCTGCAAATATAGTGGCTAATCCATCTCCTAATATAGATCTATGAAGTCCTGGGTTTTTGGTAAAATCCCTTCCTACTACATTGTTTGTTACGTAAATGTGACCTATATGTTCTGCTAAGGTTACAAAAGAAATGGGGGCCATAAGCATGACGGCATTTATATTGAATTTAGGAAACATAAATGGAGGCAATTTAAAGAACTTGGTACTTACAATAGTATCCAGTGCTTGCTTTGGTACTACACCTAAAATTAAAGCAGATATATATCCGATTATGATAGCTATTAGTATAGGTATTATTCCTAGAAATCCTTTGAAATACATGGTTCCAATAACAGCTACGGCAACTGTAATTGCAGATACTGTCATCCAAGCCCATCTTGGTATACTCTGCATCTGATCAGTTGTATAAGTAGGGTTGAATCCTGCCCAGTTTATAGCTGTAGCTGCAAGACCTAGGCCTATTACTATTACTATGGAACCAACAACTACAGGTGGAAGGGCTCTGTTAAGCCAGTTTACACCGCAAAGCTTTATTATGCCAGCTACAATTAAATATACACAACCTGCTGCTATTACACCAGAAAGCATAGATGCTGGTCCATAGCTTTTAGATGCTATAAGAATTGGACTTATAAAAGCAAAGGAAGAACCTAAGTAAGCCGGAAGCTTGGCTTTGGTACATATGATATAAATAAGGGTTCCAACACCACTGCAAAATAATGCTATGGATGGACTCATTCCTGTTAAAATTGGAACAAGTATAGTTGAACCTACCATGGCAAATAAATGCTGAAAACTAAGAGGTATGGTAACTCCTATAGGTAATTTTTCTTCTACATCAACAAAATTTTTCATTTATGTGCTCCTTTTCTAGTCTCTCAAGGACTATTTTAAAAGTTTATAATTCGTATATTTTTACTGAATCACTTTTGTCTATTTCTGCAATTTCAACGGATATCATTTCGTTTCTAGAGGTAGGAATGTTTTTACCTACATAATCGGCTCTTATAGGAAGTTCCCTATGCCCTCTATCAACTAAAACTGCCAGCTGAATTAATTTTGGCCTTCCAGAATGAATAATAGCATCGATTGCTGCTCTTGCAGTTCTGCCTGTATAGATAACGTCATCTACTAATATAATTTTTTTGTTTTCCACATCTATTAGATTAGATCCTTTTAGTATAGGTTGTCCTGTAAGGCTGGTTAAATCATCTCTATAGAGGCCAATATCTACATCCTCTACCTTTAATTTTATTCCTTCAATTTTATAAATGTTTTCGGCTATTCTTTTTGCTAATGGGTATCCCCTTCTCTTTATTCCTACAAGTATTATATCCTCTGTTCCTCTATTCTTTTCTAATATTTCATGGGATATTCTTTTTAAAGTTCTGTTCATAGCCTTTTCATCTAAAATAAGCGCTTTTAATTTCAACATATGACCCTCCCTTCTTTTTTTATATACAATTCATAGTGCACAATCTATAATTATAATTGTGCTTATTTTAATTTTATTTACATTATAAAAAATGTCCTTCACGCAGTGAAGGACATAATAGTCATACGGATATAAAAATACTTTATTGACCTCACTGGATCATTTTAAAAGATATTAAATTC
The genomic region above belongs to Clostridium sp. AWRP and contains:
- a CDS encoding 5'-methylthioadenosine/adenosylhomocysteine nucleosidase, which codes for MVIGIIGAMDEEVEILLSELELEKVEEKANMKFNLGKLYNKDIVVVRSGIGKVNAAVCAQILVDDFNADYIINVGIAGGAGENVYPGDIVIADNLVQHDMDTSAFGDKVGQIPRLDTYDFKCNRRLVEKAKDACNKLGNINSFVGRIVTGDQFISSTEKVRDLNKEFGALACEMEGGSIAQVAYLNNVPFVIIRSISDNANNGASMDYKKFAPIAIKNSTQIIKSMIMSL
- a CDS encoding small basic family protein; the protein is MIGFVGLILGIIIGVVWNVNIPDKFSPYMSVAILACLDSVFGAIRANLSKNFKTDIFISGFFGNAVLAAAFAYLGDKLGVPIYLAVVIVFGGRIFNNFAIIRRELIEKAKSHQ
- a CDS encoding YggT family protein; the protein is MISSTLAVAISLLFRFLEGAIILDVILSWVMQGRSNAFVDFLHIFTEPLMIPGRKIQEKLMPGLMIDFSPIVAFFIIDILRGIVFSIL
- a CDS encoding DUF881 domain-containing protein, translating into MRKFASQISVALVCCILGFMLTYQFRVLMKQDNTLNLNNQNSSDVTVEIEQYKKEKAALETKVNDLQNKVKGYEDAAAGKSDSTKKLLDELESSRILIGEVDVKGQGVVIYLNPNSNLFGNSVNNHITDKDLVYIVNELRFAGAEAISINDIRIVSRTGIRTAGNYILINDEKISPSKRIVIQAIGDKSLLYSAMSFPEVFSDLKTICDVKFEKSDSITIKKYNKPYKFEYAEPMK
- a CDS encoding YlmH/Sll1252 family protein; translation: MDKKSFIKRFHFCDGSEILPIYDKINLAKKINNTVYTSTFYTPNVWNTLENLKEEIGLNICSCGIFEDAERKLIAFSKFDIRNYPIKLMEIKCTSKFVKLEHKDYLGALMALGLKREKFGDLILKEDNQCYLAVCEDISDYIEMNLNSVGKSSCKINVLDISSAEIPLYNFKTSVLNVSSLRIDCLVSSLCNMSRNKSQEMIKRGKVLLNYLPETRKDKSIEDNCIITVRGCGKFKIVGETGWTGSGRCKLLIKKFS
- the uraA gene encoding uracil permease, encoding MKNFVDVEEKLPIGVTIPLSFQHLFAMVGSTILVPILTGMSPSIALFCSGVGTLIYIICTKAKLPAYLGSSFAFISPILIASKSYGPASMLSGVIAAGCVYLIVAGIIKLCGVNWLNRALPPVVVGSIVIVIGLGLAATAINWAGFNPTYTTDQMQSIPRWAWMTVSAITVAVAVIGTMYFKGFLGIIPILIAIIIGYISALILGVVPKQALDTIVSTKFFKLPPFMFPKFNINAVMLMAPISFVTLAEHIGHIYVTNNVVGRDFTKNPGLHRSILGDGLATIFAGFAGGPPTTTYGENIGVMAITKVYSVWVIGGAGVIAILLSFIGPIAAVIENMPMPVIGGVSIVLFGIIASSGFRIFVEDKIDFSKNRNLILSSVIIVIGIGGASINFTVGGSPVQISGVALATIIGIILNLILPEESASEKSNKEAV
- a CDS encoding DivIVA domain-containing protein; this translates as MFITAAEITNKEFKKGLRGYNIDEVDEFLDKIAEDYESIYKENSLLKEKMQSLDEKISHYTKMENTIKDTLLLAQNASEQAKENAKKESEFVVKNANDAAQKIIDKAHGDVIQITDEFENVKQEFSKFRTKFRNFMKTQMEMFDDMEKDFVKNYNIGYESNENEVEDTIVKEKEIEIVEPKKKDVSVVENSNKEFDEDDKEDSNHMEKEIFQDKDELEEIKNFFIKG
- a CDS encoding RluA family pseudouridine synthase, whose product is MESKKFLVCSEEENMRLDVFLSKCFQDKSRSYIQNVIEDKLVEVNGKAKKSNYKIKSGDNIEITIPDPVNLNIQSEDIPLDILYEDKDVIVVNKPQGMIVHPAPGVYEGTLVNALLNHCHDLSGINGVTRPGIVHRIDKDTSGILVVAKNDNSHNKLAKQLKDHSMTREYIALVEGVVKLDEGTVDEPIARHPKDKIKMAVCVNGKRAITHYKVIKRFKNNTLIKCILETGRTHQIRVHMAYIGHPLVGDPVYGYKKQRFKLNGQLLHAKKLGFVHPATDKYIEFETEIPDYFKKVIKVLDNMN
- the sepF gene encoding cell division protein SepF, with product MAGKMINKMMGFLGLEDDLEEDIEEEETKRGENEKIVNDFTEVDPIVNNKRQNKVVSIHTTIAAKVRIVKPTTYEEAADICDELKNRKIIVINTTGLEIRIAQRLLDFMGGASYALGGNLEEIEKGIYILSPSSVEVNSDLKNELSGKGIFGWK
- the spoVE gene encoding stage V sporulation protein E, producing MSKPNTKMGSIDFLLFATIMLLVAIGVVMVYSASSYKAFFDKSTRDSMYYLKRQGLWAIIGTFLMFFTVKFDYKRIKKYTKLLMIVSVIFLLAVFAFESRKGAQRWITLGSVGFQPSEIAKYIVVLYMAKSIELKGGRKIETMLYGVLPYLLVSAFYAGLVFAEKNLSIAAVIMIVTLIILYVSGAKITHVLGVVGLVVLGGIAGIIFEPYRMARFTSFLNPWSDPKGKGYQLIQSLLAMGSGGIWGMGLGRSRQKCYYIPEPHNDFIFSIIGEELGLIGCTVIVILFIVFVWRGIVIAIRARDTYGTILATGITSVIAVQAIINIAVVTGAMPVTGVPLPFISYGGSALTINMIAVGILLNISRQTESG
- the lspA gene encoding signal peptidase II; amino-acid sequence: MEIFIILLGILIDRVTKIWAIEVLSKVSQVIVIKDLFSLMYLQNKGAAFGILQGKLYFLTIITIIVVGGMIVYIIKYKPNSKFIRISFSLIISGALGNLMDRIVYKYVVDFISVHYKDIYYFPVFNIADVMVVVGTALLAFYLLKEEKYGK
- a CDS encoding YggS family pyridoxal phosphate-dependent enzyme, with the translated sequence MSIEQNLSRIEEELKDKNVTLVAVSKTKPIEDIQKAYDAGIRDFGENKVQELTSKMPNLPQDIRWHLIGHLQRNKVKYIVGKVYLIHSLDSIRLLNELEKHYKDQKLIANTLIQINIGLEESKTGLPLEELEDLINACENCTNVKVKGLMAVIPKGDEEICKKYFRKLKNIFDGLKKREFNNISMNILSMGMTHDYKIAIKEGATLVRIGEGIFGKRNYNNK
- a CDS encoding FtsQ-type POTRA domain-containing protein, with the protein product MSHIITKTDNELILKRRKKVKLKRVLMLMVFLIALFFTLCLKLPYFNIKYIKVYGNKSISSNSIIEDSKVYGGNNIFYINLKDASENILKNPYIEDVDIGRKLPGTININVKEREATFYIESSKKYFIIDKNGVLLQRRDNISNMKLVKLNGIDCSKVKLGECILNKDDNKIKAVITLGSIIQNNKLPFEITYMDVSNSVDIKVYFKDMCVELGQGDNLGKKVNRALNIILNEKLGNARGYIDVRFGGNPVFHIEN
- the pyrR gene encoding bifunctional pyr operon transcriptional regulator/uracil phosphoribosyltransferase PyrR — protein: MKLKALILDEKAMNRTLKRISHEILEKNRGTEDIILVGIKRRGYPLAKRIAENIYKIEGIKLKVEDVDIGLYRDDLTSLTGQPILKGSNLIDVENKKIILVDDVIYTGRTARAAIDAIIHSGRPKLIQLAVLVDRGHRELPIRADYVGKNIPTSRNEMISVEIAEIDKSDSVKIYEL
- a CDS encoding DUF881 domain-containing protein; this translates as MKSSEANTFVFIASIIIGILISTNISFTKGKTNKRVFLNAKQYQDAYNYKNQLHSEISGLLKQYNNTYNKLKKYRSSEKNETQVVAGINQELNQNNMILGKVAAKGQGINIYLNDAPMSDGLDSFQYQMKIVHNTDIIQVINDLKNAGSEAISINGHRIVGVSEIYCSGPFLRVNGVKIASPFLINAIGNKEVLYTYMMSNENYLKIMITRKIVVEVQKSDNIKIPAYKGEYRTEFMKEMQ